In Bacillota bacterium, a single window of DNA contains:
- a CDS encoding response regulator transcription factor: MKQRILVVDDEVPIQELIKFNLEQAGFEVEIADNGIAALEMFEANKPDLIVLDLMLPGKDGYDVCKAIRKTSNTPIIMLTAKETELERVLGLELGADDYITKPFSPLELVARIKAVLRRSSGQDDEEIDEFTVGSIFMKVGTREVLVKGEPVELTRKEFDLLHIFMQNAGKVLTREFLLQKVWGYEYEGETRTVDVHIRHLRRKLGPEGEERIETIHGVGYKLRGN; this comes from the coding sequence ATGAAACAACGTATTTTGGTTGTCGACGACGAAGTCCCTATTCAGGAACTTATTAAGTTTAACCTGGAACAAGCTGGATTTGAAGTTGAAATAGCAGACAACGGAATTGCGGCTCTAGAAATGTTTGAAGCCAATAAACCGGATTTGATCGTGCTGGACTTAATGCTCCCGGGCAAAGACGGTTATGATGTATGTAAAGCAATCAGAAAAACCAGCAACACTCCAATCATCATGCTGACCGCTAAGGAAACAGAGCTGGAGCGAGTGCTGGGATTAGAGTTGGGTGCAGACGATTATATTACTAAACCCTTTAGTCCGCTTGAACTGGTTGCTCGCATCAAAGCTGTTCTCCGCCGTTCCAGCGGCCAAGATGATGAGGAAATCGATGAGTTTACCGTTGGATCCATTTTCATGAAGGTTGGAACACGGGAAGTATTGGTTAAGGGCGAGCCAGTAGAATTAACTCGTAAAGAGTTTGATCTGCTGCATATCTTTATGCAGAACGCAGGAAAAGTCTTGACCAGAGAATTTTTGCTGCAGAAAGTTTGGGGCTATGAATACGAGGGCGAAACACGTACTGTTGATGTTCATATCCGTCATCTGCGCAGAAAACTAGGTCCGGAAGGAGAAGAACGGATCGAGACCATTCACGGTGTCGGTTATAAATTGAGGGGGAATTAG
- a CDS encoding aldo/keto reductase — translation MKYRRLGRSGLKVSVISLGSWLTYGKSVESNVAERTIKQAYDVGINFFDSANVYEQGEGERVMASALRSYPRESYVITTKAFFPMGDGPNDRGLSRKHIMEQLHGSLKRMQLDYVDIFYCHRYDPETPVEETLRAIDDLIRQGKILYAGVSEWTAAQIEEAIAAADRKLLDRIVVNQPRYSLLNRGIEKEIVPVSQKYGIGQVVFSPLQQGVLTGKYRGEVIPGDSRAANEEINRGIKGYLTQDVLNRVDKLTEIAQSIKITTAQLALGWVLHKPSIVSALVGASRPEQILENANASEVSLSPEIMEQIEELFPRQ, via the coding sequence ATGAAATACCGGCGCTTAGGCCGCAGTGGTCTTAAAGTCAGTGTGATCAGTTTGGGCAGTTGGTTGACGTATGGTAAAAGTGTAGAATCGAACGTTGCAGAAAGAACAATCAAACAAGCTTATGATGTAGGAATTAACTTTTTTGACTCAGCCAATGTTTATGAGCAGGGTGAGGGAGAGCGAGTGATGGCCAGCGCGCTTCGCTCTTATCCGCGGGAGTCTTATGTAATCACTACAAAGGCTTTCTTCCCCATGGGTGATGGACCTAATGATCGGGGTTTGTCCCGCAAACACATTATGGAGCAGCTGCACGGCAGTCTGAAACGGATGCAGTTGGACTATGTAGATATTTTCTACTGCCACCGCTATGATCCTGAGACTCCGGTAGAAGAAACACTGCGGGCAATTGATGATTTGATTCGGCAGGGCAAGATCCTCTATGCTGGGGTCAGCGAATGGACTGCAGCCCAGATTGAGGAAGCTATTGCTGCAGCTGACCGCAAACTGCTTGATCGGATTGTTGTCAACCAGCCCCGCTACAGTTTATTGAACCGCGGGATCGAAAAAGAGATTGTTCCGGTGAGTCAAAAATATGGTATTGGACAGGTAGTATTCTCACCTCTGCAGCAGGGAGTATTAACGGGTAAGTACCGCGGAGAGGTAATTCCGGGGGACAGCCGCGCTGCTAACGAGGAGATTAACCGCGGAATCAAAGGTTATCTTACGCAAGATGTGCTTAACCGGGTAGACAAGCTTACTGAGATAGCCCAGAGCATCAAGATTACAACAGCGCAGCTGGCTTTAGGCTGGGTGCTCCATAAGCCCAGCATCGTAAGCGCTTTAGTCGGGGCAAGCCGGCCGGAGCAAATCTTAGAGAATGCGAATGCTAGTGAAGTTAGCTTAAGTCCAG
- a CDS encoding cell wall metabolism sensor histidine kinase WalK yields MQKPLLLKLTGLVLVVTLLSMGVTTFFVMLFASNTLVNNLFVDLISDAELVGYWLDNSTQSRLNDDITQLGSRINRRISVIDFEGNIFADSLYPASHRMNVYDTPEFQQALTGEVGTARRASEYSDQEVLYVALPRSWGVVRVATTTEEITEPLNFLSKVALTLTAFMGLLAFAVTYYINRNITGPLEEMLDVTRQLQVGEFSRRVLVRSTDEIGQLSRAFNELSQTLEEMFQAVHDRENKLNAILTSMGEGVLAVDLNYKVILANRSMAEMIQEDEEGLIGKDLIEVIQSYQLVEVVADTLATGKSIETEIKLYPSSRRMIAVTSSRLEDENDETIGAVIVLRDVTELRRLEAMRREFVANVSHELRTPLTSIKGFVETILNGKTDDAALVERFLTIVNGETDRMITLINDLLDLTKIESRRQKLIFEEVNIREIFEDTITVLSSKAVQKDIIVENKLEDLIVLGDPKLLRQVSVNLVDNAIKYNKEGGRVWVDGVVEGGTACISVNDTGFGIPSDHLDRIFERFYRVDKGRSRQQGGTGLGLSIVKHIIDRHEGKIWAESEFGEGSSIKFTLKLVK; encoded by the coding sequence TTGCAGAAACCACTGCTCCTTAAACTAACCGGTCTAGTATTAGTGGTAACCTTGCTGAGTATGGGGGTTACCACGTTTTTTGTTATGCTGTTTGCATCAAATACTTTAGTTAATAATCTATTTGTTGACTTGATTTCCGATGCAGAACTGGTTGGTTACTGGCTGGATAATTCAACACAATCACGATTGAACGATGATATTACGCAGTTAGGCAGCAGAATTAACCGCAGAATCTCGGTAATAGATTTTGAAGGCAATATTTTTGCCGACTCACTTTACCCCGCCAGCCACCGGATGAATGTCTATGACACACCGGAATTTCAGCAGGCATTGACGGGTGAAGTGGGCACTGCCAGAAGAGCTAGCGAGTATTCTGATCAAGAAGTCCTCTATGTTGCTCTGCCCCGTTCCTGGGGAGTTGTGAGAGTAGCAACTACAACTGAAGAAATTACTGAGCCGCTGAATTTTTTATCGAAGGTAGCCTTAACATTGACGGCATTTATGGGACTGTTGGCCTTTGCAGTAACGTACTATATCAACCGCAATATAACCGGTCCCTTAGAAGAAATGCTTGATGTTACACGGCAGCTTCAGGTTGGAGAGTTCAGCCGCCGAGTTTTGGTTAGGAGTACGGATGAGATTGGACAGCTAAGCCGCGCTTTCAACGAGCTTTCCCAAACCTTGGAAGAGATGTTTCAAGCTGTTCACGACCGGGAGAATAAACTTAATGCGATTCTCACCAGTATGGGGGAAGGCGTGTTAGCAGTTGATTTGAACTACAAGGTAATCCTGGCTAACCGCAGCATGGCGGAAATGATCCAGGAGGATGAGGAAGGTTTAATCGGTAAAGATTTGATCGAGGTAATTCAAAGCTACCAGCTGGTTGAAGTGGTTGCTGATACCCTGGCGACCGGGAAATCGATCGAGACCGAGATTAAGCTGTATCCATCCAGCCGGCGCATGATTGCGGTTACCAGCAGTCGCTTGGAGGATGAAAATGATGAGACGATCGGGGCAGTGATTGTGCTCCGAGATGTTACTGAGCTGCGGCGGTTAGAAGCTATGCGCCGAGAGTTTGTGGCCAACGTTTCTCACGAGCTGCGGACACCTTTAACCAGTATCAAAGGTTTTGTTGAAACCATACTCAACGGCAAAACCGATGACGCCGCTTTAGTAGAGCGCTTTCTGACAATAGTCAACGGCGAAACCGATCGCATGATTACTCTCATCAATGACCTCCTTGATTTGACTAAAATAGAAAGCAGAAGGCAAAAGCTGATTTTCGAAGAAGTAAACATCAGAGAAATCTTTGAGGATACAATCACTGTTTTGAGCAGCAAAGCCGTGCAAAAAGACATCATTGTTGAGAATAAGCTGGAAGATCTTATTGTGCTGGGTGATCCTAAGCTTTTACGGCAGGTCAGTGTCAATCTGGTTGATAATGCGATTAAGTACAATAAAGAAGGCGGCCGTGTCTGGGTAGATGGGGTTGTTGAAGGTGGAACGGCCTGCATTAGTGTGAATGACACCGGTTTTGGCATCCCCAGTGACCATTTGGATCGTATTTTTGAACGGTTTTATCGTGTTGATAAAGGCCGTTCGCGCCAGCAGGGCGGCACCGGATTGGGTCTGTCGATTGTCAAGCATATAATCGATCGCCATGAGGGGAAGATCTGGGCTGAAAGTGAGTTTGGTGAAGGAAGCAGCATTAAGTTCACCTTGAAATTGGTTAAGTAA